In the Arthrobacter sp. CDRTa11 genome, ATTCCGGGTGACGGGTGGGGTAGGCAGCCACGCCAACGGCGATTTTGCCGGCGCACAGCAATGCTGAACGGCGCTGCTCCACGCGGCGGATGAGCTCGATCAGGTCCTGGGCGTAGCGAAGTGAGCCGACAACCGGCGGTGAGCCATCCTGCGGACGGTCACCGCGCAGCGCCAGGATGCCGCGCACACCGGTGTCCAGCAGGTCACCGATGATCTCCGCCAGTTCCTCGGGCGTGTTGCCCACACAGGTCAGGTGGGCCACCGGCCGGAGCGTGGTTTCCAGCAGGAGCCGGTGAATGAGCTGGACGGCGGTGTCCCGGTTTGAGCCACCGGCACCATATGTAACGGAGACGTAGTCCGGGTCCGTAGTCTCCAGTTCCCGAATGGTGTTCCAGAGGGACTCTGCCGAGGCCGGAGAGCGTGGCGGAAAGAGTTCGTAGGAGAGCGCCACAGGAGTGGCGGTGTCCGATAGATTTGGGTGCGCTTCAATAAGGCTTGGGGGTGACATTTGCGTCCTTGGCTTTGGATCGTTGTTAGCCACCGGTCAGCAGATGTGACGGTAGGCCGGCAATGAATTGAGTTTGGGGAACACGGAAAAACTCCACAGGGACGCAGCCGCGACTGTTACGCCTGTCATGAAGTGTTTCCGTGAGCAAATGTCAGGCCCACATGGGGGCACCCACACCCTCCAGAGCGGAGGATCGCTGACACGTTACCTCGGTAACTTGCTTAGAACTCTATGAGCCGCGGGAAGAGCGTTCAAGTTGGCCACCGAATTAAGACGCAGTTTTACGCTCTATTTCGGAGAAGGACAGAATATTGTTCGCCGACGACGGCGGGAGGTCCAGCTACCATGGCCGGTCCGGTCCCGGTCCGTAGTCATCGTCGCGGAGATATTCGTCCCGTTCCTTGCCGTCACTGCGCTGGCGCTGGGATTCCCGGGTGCTGTCCTTGAGCTGTTCGAGTTGGGTTTCGCTTCCCGCATCAGGCTCCGACGGCGGCTGGCCGGCGTCAGTCCCGGGCTGTTGCGGCTGGCTGTTCCCGTCTTTTGCCTCCTCTGATTTCTGCTTGAGCCGCTGTTCTGCCTGTTCCAGCTTCTGCCCGGCGTCGGCGGCGGCGTCTCCAGCGGCGTCCCCACCGGCTTCTCCCCCGGCTTCTCCGGCCCCTGCTGCGGGCGGGAAGCAGCCCTCGGGAGCGCCATCCACCACGGCGAGTCCATCGTCGAACAGCTTTCCGGCCGCGCCGGTGTCCTCTGCCGCGAGCCGGGCATCACCCAGCCGTTCAATGCTCAGCACCAGGTTGACCCGGATCACGCATTCGTCGTCGGGTGCGGCCTGGGCGAGGGCCTCTTCGAAGCGTTGGCGTGCACCGGTGAAATCCCCTGCCAGGACAAGCGCGTCACCCTCGGCGAAGGGCGCCTTGTGGGTTTCAAAAAAGTTGGCGGTCCGCAGTCCCGCCGCCGCTGCCGCCACTGCCTCACTGTCACGGGCGTCAAAAGCATGGGCAGCAGCACCGGCCAGGTACCCGGCAGTGATGAGCTTGGCCGCGAGGCACAGCCCCAACAGAACGGGCAACCCGGACCAGACCAGGAGCCGCCGCCTGCGCCGCCGCAGCCCGCCGACGGGGCCGCCGACGGGGCCGCCAGTTCGATGGATCATTTCAGGCCCCCCTGTGCCGGCCGCAGCTGCCTCCACTGCCGCAGCACCAGCGCCGACTCCCTGATCGCCAGCAGCGCAGCGAGCGCGGCAAGGCCCCAATAGAGTTCGGTCCGCCCCTCCAGGCTGCCGTCCTCCGGCGCCCGCTGCAGCGTTCCGGGTTCGGCCCCCGTCATCATGGGACCGGAAGGATCGCCTGCCGAACGGTGGACGTACGGCACACCCAGCTGGCCCGCAATGTCCCGCAGCCGGTCCTCATCGATGACGGAGACCGCATCCTTCCTGGTGTCCCCGCTGCGGTCCTGGATGTAGGCTGATCCGCCGTCGGAGTCCTGCCCCATGCCGCGTCCGGTGTTCTCCTTCATCCGGCCTCCTTCCCGTGTGCCGTAACCCAGCACCGCTCCCCCGTCTATCAGCCCGTCTTCCACCCTGATGGGCGCGGGGGCCTTGGCGCTTGTCTGCTCACCGTCTCCCAGGTAGAAGACGATCCGTGGTCGGTGCGGATGGCTGTCGCGGGCGGCCTGGAGCCGTTCGGTGAGCAGGGTACCGGCCACCGTGACGCTGCTGCCCTTGGCATAGTCAGTCACTTGCGGCTCCAGGACAGTCACCAGGGTGTCCAGGGCGGTGGTGTCGGTAGTCAGCGGCATCCGGACTGTGGCGTTGTTGTCAAAGGTGATCAGGGCGAAACGCGCTCCGGCCAGTTCCTCCGCGATGGCCAGGATGTCCCGGCGCACCCCGTCCAGCCGCGGGGCTGAATCCCCGTAGTCCTCTGCCACGATGCTGCTGGTGGTGTCCACAACAAAGAAGACGTTAACGTCCGTTGTTGCCGCCCCTGCCGATCCGCCGGGGACACCGGGACGCAGGGCAGCTGCCAGCAGCAACAGCACCAATGCGCTCCTGAACAGCCAGTCCCGCAGCTGGACGCCCGCCAGTTTCTCCCGGACAGCACGGGGCTGCTGCCTGCCGGCACGGACCAGCCTCCAGCCCAGGAAGAGCAACGCCACGGCGATAACTGGCCCCAGGATCCACCATGGCAAAATCGGTTGCAGGGTCATGGCCTCAGCCTCCAGGATGCCCCGGCCAGCACCAGGCCGGACAGCAGGGCCAGCGCCAGGGGAACGTCCGGAAGGTCCGTCACCACAGCACGGGGCGCACCCTGCATCGCTGCGGCTTCCGTTTGCTGGACTGTCCGGACGATGTCCGCCACGGCCTCGGGGCTGTCCAGCGCGTGATAGGAGCCCCCGGTGGCCTCCGCGGCAACCCTGAGTTGGGCACCGGGCTGTTCGGGGTCGGTGCCGTAATCGAAGTCACCGGGGTTCAGTGCATAGACGCGGACGCCCTTCTCCCGCGCCAGCGCACCGGCCTGCTCCAGGGTGAAGATGGGCTCGCCGGACAGGAAGTTGTCCGTGGCCAGCACCACCGACCGCGAGCGCTGTGAGGCCCTCTGGTCCGGGTCCTGGGCAGCGGTGGCATTCTGGGCTTTGCCCGCGCCGGGAAAGCCTTCGACGCAGGAGGCCAGCCCATCGCCGATCAGCGACGAGCCGCGTCCGTTCCAGGTGCCCTCCAGGAAGGTTGAGCTGCCGGCTGTCCCGTCAAAGGCGTCGCGGGCCAGTTTCAGCTGTTCCTGGACGTATGTGTAGTCGTCCGTCAGTGGAAACACCTGTATGGCGCTGCTGTCAAAGATGGTGAGCCCGATCCGTTCGCCGTCGAATTCCCGCGCCAGTTCCCCGAAGACGTCCACCACGGCCGCGTCGGCGCTGCTCATGGAGCCAGAGGCGTCCAGGCACAGCATGATGTCGCGGTTGCGCTGCTCCGGGCGGATGGTGGTCAGTTCAACAGGCCTGGCCGCTGCGGTTACGGCCGACACCAGCAAGGTGATGCCGGCGGCGGCGGCGACAATTAGCCAGCGTCGGTGCCGTCGGAGGGCTGCCTGGTACTCGGGCAGCGCCGTGAGGCGGTCAGCGTTGGCGACCGGCCGCCGTCGTGCGTTGTCCCCTGAACCGGCCCGGAAAGCCAGCCAGCCTCCGACGGCGGCAGCGGCCACCGCTGCGGGGACCATCCACCAGAACATCAGTTCCACAACCGCACCGCCTCGCGGGCAGACTCAGCAGAGCGGGCAACGGGCGGCAGCGGCCCGGGCCCGAACTCCCCCGGATAGATCCGGCTGACGGCGTGGGCGGCCACGGGCAGCGGGTGCCGCTGCAGCTCTGCAAGGGTCATCCTGGGGGCGTCCACGCCCGTGACGTCCCGCACGAATTTCCGTACGAGGAGGCTGAGCTCCTGGTGCGATTCCCTGGCGGTCAGCAGGCCGGCCTCAGCGTCGGCTGCCACGGCGTCGATCCGCTGCAGGTATGCCTCCTTGAGTACGGCAACATCCGACGGCGGCGTGAACCGCGGCGCTTCGGGCTGCCGGCGGGGTTGCCGGGTGCTGAGGAAAACCCAGGCGTACCAGCCCAAGACGAGTGCCAGCAGCGCGACGCCAAGCCACATCCACACCGGGCTGTACTGGAGGGGCGGATAGAAGCCGGAATCATCCTGCACGCCGGTGCCTCTCCAGGAGGGCGAAGAGTTCCGTCATAACGCCGTGGCTGCTGGCCACATGGCCCTCGGTAATCCCGGTCCGGCGGAACATGGCGTGCCGGCCGGCGTCCCGCTCCGCGGCGGCCCGGGCGTAGGCCGTAGCCACCGACGGAGAGTCCGCCAGGTGCCCTGCCAGCATCGATGAATCGGCCACGTTGAGGGAGTCCAGCAGTGCCTGGTCCGTCCCGGCGAGTTCTGCGTCGCGGATGGTGAGCCAGAGGATTTCGTGTTGTGCCCTGAGCCGGCGCAGCAGCTGCTCGGTGGCAGGGTCTGCGGCGATCTCATCGGCCACCACAAACAGCAGGAACCGGCCCTTGACGCTCCGGGCAACATACTCCAGCTGCGCCTCGATCCGGCTGGCACCGGAGTCCAGGCCGGGGCCGGAATGGACGATGCCCAGGAGTCGTTCCAGATGGGCCTCCCCTGCCTTGCCCGGGATGGAGCGTGTGCTTTTGGCGTCGCCGCACACCAGACCCACCACGTCACCGTGCCGGTGCGCCAGGTAGCCAATGACTCCCAGGGCCATCACGGCAATGTCCTTCTTCGGCTCACCGTCATAGGACTCCGCGGCCATGTTCCGCCCGGTATCGGTGATCAGCAGCACGGTCTGCCGCCGGACGGCCACATACCGCTTGATCAGCGGGGACCCGTAGCGGGCGGAGGCCTTCCAGTCGATGTCCCGTACCTCGTCCCCGGGGATGTAGGCACGGAGGTCGTCGAAGTCGAGGCTGCGTCCACGGAAAACCGAGCCGTACTCGCCGTCGAGCATGCCGCGGGCTTTCCGGTGGGCGAAGATGGCCATCTTCGCCTTCACGCGCTGAAGGAGGCTTGTCACGCCGGCTCAGGGTGTCTGGACAGAGGCGACGACGGCGTCGATGATGTTCTCCACCGGCACCTGCTCCGCCACGGCTTCGAAGCCCAGGATGAGGCGGTGCCGGAGCACCCGGTGGGCCAGGGATTTCACGTCCTCCGGCACCACGTGGTCCCGCCCGTTGAGCAGCGCCACTGCCCGCGCTGCCTGGCTGAAGGCAATGCTTGCCCGCGGGCTTGCGCCAAATTCGATGAAGCCGGCCAGCCGGCGGTCGATGTACTGCTCCGCGTTCCGGGTGACGTACACCAGGCCCACGATGTAGTTGATGATGGCCGGATCGATGTATATCCGCTTGACCAGGTCCTGGACCCCGATCACCGCCTCCAAGGAGGCAGCGGCCGCCGGCTTCTGCTCGGGGGTGAAGATGCCGGCGTCAATACGCCGGATGATCTCTGCTTCCTCCGCCGGGGACGGGTAGTCCAGCACGTCCTTGAGCATAAACCGGTCCATCTGGGCCTCCGGCAGCTGGTAGGTTCCCTCCTGCTCGATCGGGTTCTGCGTGGCCAGCACCAGGAACGGGGACGGCAGCCGGTATTCCTCGCCTCCGATCGAGGTCTGCCGCTCCTGCATGGCCTCCAGCATGGCGCTCTGGGTTTTCGCGCTGGACCGGTTGATCTCATCGAGCAGGACGATGTTGGCGTGCACAGGCCCCAGCTGCGTGACGAAGGTGCCTTTGGCGGCGTCGTAAATCTGCGTCCCAACGATGTCGCTGGGCAGCAGGTCAGGGGTGCACTGGATCCGGCGGAATTCTGCGCTGACGGCTTCGGCCACTGTCTGCGCGGCGGTGGTCTTGGCGAGTCCCGGGACACTTTCCAGCAGGATGTGCCCGCCGGTCAGCAGGCCCACCAGCAGCGATTCGCGGAGCCGCGTCTGGCCCACCATCTTGGCGTCAAAGCTGCGGGATATGTTCGCCACGACCTGCAGTGCGCGTGCCAGGGCCGCCGGTTCTATTCTCGCGGACAAGCTGGTTTGAAGCACTGGATTTCCCCCTGATAAATGGCCCTGGACCAATGTGGCGGCAGGCTTGGCCGGTCCGCATCACTCTGTCCGCCATCCTATCCAAGCCAGCTGCCGGGAAAGCGGCAATGGGCAGCCCTCCCCATTGCCGCAGGTCAGGTCTATCCTGTTGAAATGAGCGAGCTTCCAGCCAGTTACAAGAACTTTCTCAACGACAAGGACGAGATGTTTGTCCTCACGGTCAAGCCTGTTCTGCAGCAGTCGGCTGCCGACCAGCTCCATGGTGTCCGGGTTACCTACAATCCGGGCTCCACGGGGCACCAGGCCCACATCGATGAGAGCATTCCCTTTGGAGTGGTCATTGAGGATATCGACTGACGCCCTGTTTTTCAGGCCCCGGCCAGCGATGGCTCAGCCCTTAACAGCGCCGGACATCGCAAACGAACTGCCTGCTCCCTTTGCCACGATGACATAGAGGGCCAGCACCGGGAGTGAATACAGGATGGAGAACGCGGCCAGCTGGCCGTAGGCAACCGCTCCGTGCTGTCCGAAGAAGCTAAAGATGGATACAGCCGCGGGCTGCCGCGCCTCGGACAGGAGCAGCACGAATGGAACAAAGAAGTTCCCCCAGGCCTGGATGAACACAAAGATGAAGACGACGCCCAGCCCCTGGCGCATCAGGGGCAGGACGATGGTGCGCAGTGCTGTCAGCCCTGAGGCGCCGTCAACCCAGGCTGCCTCCTCCAGGGACACGGGCACCGCGTCCATGAAGTTCTTAGTCATCCAGATGGCCATGGGCAGCGCGGTGGTGGCCAGAAAGAAGATGGTGGCCGGCATCGAGTCCAGCAGCCGCAGCTGGACGAACAGCCCGTACACCGGCACCATGATGGCCGTAATCGGCAGGCAGGTCCCGAACAGGATGGTGTACATAAAGGGCCTGTTGAACCTGGACTGGTAGCGGGACAGCGGATAGGCGGCCAGGACGGCTGCCACGAGGGTTACGGCGGCGGTCCCGGCAGAGAGCACGAGGCTGTTCCACAAAGGCTGGAACAGCAGCCCTGTTGTCATGATCGCGGAAAAGTTCGCCAGCGACAGTTCTTCGGGCAGGCGGGTCTGGTGCCCGGCCCCGGAGTCCAGGGACGCCAGCAGCAGCCACAGCAAGGGCAGGACAAAACTCACGCCGATCAGCAGCAGGGCGGCATCCGCCGGAATCCGGGCACGCTGCTGCGCCACGGAACGGTAGCCGTGGGCAGCCGGGCGCCGGGTACGCCTCGCGCGTGCCGCCGTCGTCATGGTTTGGGATCCCGGAGAAGCCGGATATACGCCGCACCGAACACCACGCCTATGAGGATCAGCACCGAGGCAACAGCAGTTCCGTAGCCTATGTCACCGAACTTGAAGGCCTCCTGGTACGCCAGGACGGGGAGGGTGGTGCTGGCGTTCGATGGCCCGCCGGCTGTCATCACCCAGATCAGGGTGAAAACTGCCAGGGTCTGTAGCGTGACGAGCATCAGGTTGGTGGCTATGCTGCCGCGGATCATGGGAAGGGTGACATAGGCCAGCCGCTGCCAGCCGCCTGCGCCGTCCATCACGGCCGCTTCCGTGACCTCGCCTGGTACGTCGTCAAGGGCGGCCCGGTACACCAGCATGGAGAACGCGGTGCCGCGCCAGACGTTCGCGAGAATAATCGCCACCATCGGAAACGAATAGAGCCAGTCCGGCTGCCCCACTCCAAGCCCGGCCAGCAGCTGGTTCAGGGTGCCGTCACGGCTGAAATACGCATACGCCGCGAAGGCGGCCACAATCTCCGGAAGCACCCAGGCGGCCACAACGGCGGTACCCACGACGGCGGACACGGACCGGCTGGCCCGCCGCATCAGCACGGCGATGGACAGGCCCAGGATGTTCTGGCCGAGGATGGCAGAGCCGCCCACGAACAGGACAGTCAGGCCAAGGGACAGTGGCAGGACCGGATCCGCGAACAGCCGCGCATAGTTTTCGAGTCCCACCCAGGCCGGGCTGCGGGCGTTCCGTCCTGTCAGGGCGGCGTTGGTAAAGGACGCATGGAACGCCCACAGGATGGGGCCGGCCAGGAAAACCAGCAGCAGCATGACCGCTGGAACCACCGGCAGGAGACGGACCCACCCCCTGCTGCGGAGAACCTGCACCGGCTACTTCCGGACGGTTTTGTCTTCGCCCACGATGCCTTTGACGGCGGTGTCGTAGTCCGCGGCTGCCTGTTCCGGGGACCTCGCGCCGGTGATGACGGCTTCCGTGGCCTCCTGGACGGCAGCGGAAATCCTGGGGTAATCCGCAGTTGCCGGCCGGTAGCGGGTGACGGACACCAGCTCGGACACGTCCTTCACGAACGGGTTGGCGGCCTGGTAGCCGGAATCTGCTGCAACATCCTTCCGGACGGCGATCTGTGAGCTGGCGATATTGAAGGCCAGGGAATTCTTCTGGTTCAGGGCAGTGCTCAGGAAATCAAAAGCCAGATCCGGATCCTTGGTGCCCGCACCGATGGCCAGTGTCCAGCCGCCGGACATGCTGACTCCCCCGGGTGCCTGGCCTTTCTGGGTGGGGAAGGCGGCCACCCCCATGTCCTGCTCATATCCGGGCCATTCGTAGCTTCCACCCTTCTGCCAGAACGACGGCGAGTAGGATCCTTCCACCGTGGCGCCCATCTTTCCCTGCGGGAGCCATTCGCCGAACACCTTTTTCCAGACGTTCGCATCAAGGGCCTCGGCCGGGGAGACGGCCAGTTTCTCGTCGTACAGGGTTTTGAGGAAGGCGAGCGAGTCGGTAAAGCCCGTCGAGCCAACTACCCACTTTTTGGCGTCGGCGTCGTACAGCTCCGACCCCGTTCCATAGAGGAGCTCATAGAAGCTTTGCATCACGGTTCCCTCACCGGTGCCTTTGCCCGCATACATGTTGAACGGCACCACGGAAGGGTCGTTGGCCTTGATCTTCCTGGCCGTGTCCAGGATGTCCTGCCAGG is a window encoding:
- a CDS encoding DUF58 domain-containing protein; translation: MTSLLQRVKAKMAIFAHRKARGMLDGEYGSVFRGRSLDFDDLRAYIPGDEVRDIDWKASARYGSPLIKRYVAVRRQTVLLITDTGRNMAAESYDGEPKKDIAVMALGVIGYLAHRHGDVVGLVCGDAKSTRSIPGKAGEAHLERLLGIVHSGPGLDSGASRIEAQLEYVARSVKGRFLLFVVADEIAADPATEQLLRRLRAQHEILWLTIRDAELAGTDQALLDSLNVADSSMLAGHLADSPSVATAYARAAAERDAGRHAMFRRTGITEGHVASSHGVMTELFALLERHRRAG
- a CDS encoding extracellular solute-binding protein codes for the protein MRRRALKITSLIASAAFALAACSPASPEAETKTLKVVYQKTNSFTALDDMFKAAKAEFEAAHQGVTVELEPIQADDADYGTKLALALRSPSTAPDVFYEDTFKVRSDVDAGYLLKLDSHLQEWKDWDSFDDGAKAAGLGDDGGTYAVPVGTDTRAIWYNKKVLSAAGVSVPWEPRTWQDILDTARKIKANDPSVVPFNMYAGKGTGEGTVMQSFYELLYGTGSELYDADAKKWVVGSTGFTDSLAFLKTLYDEKLAVSPAEALDANVWKKVFGEWLPQGKMGATVEGSYSPSFWQKGGSYEWPGYEQDMGVAAFPTQKGQAPGGVSMSGGWTLAIGAGTKDPDLAFDFLSTALNQKNSLAFNIASSQIAVRKDVAADSGYQAANPFVKDVSELVSVTRYRPATADYPRISAAVQEATEAVITGARSPEQAAADYDTAVKGIVGEDKTVRK
- a CDS encoding AAA family ATPase, producing the protein MLQTSLSARIEPAALARALQVVANISRSFDAKMVGQTRLRESLLVGLLTGGHILLESVPGLAKTTAAQTVAEAVSAEFRRIQCTPDLLPSDIVGTQIYDAAKGTFVTQLGPVHANIVLLDEINRSSAKTQSAMLEAMQERQTSIGGEEYRLPSPFLVLATQNPIEQEGTYQLPEAQMDRFMLKDVLDYPSPAEEAEIIRRIDAGIFTPEQKPAAAASLEAVIGVQDLVKRIYIDPAIINYIVGLVYVTRNAEQYIDRRLAGFIEFGASPRASIAFSQAARAVALLNGRDHVVPEDVKSLAHRVLRHRLILGFEAVAEQVPVENIIDAVVASVQTP
- a CDS encoding vWA domain-containing protein, whose translation is MFWWMVPAAVAAAAVGGWLAFRAGSGDNARRRPVANADRLTALPEYQAALRRHRRWLIVAAAAGITLLVSAVTAAARPVELTTIRPEQRNRDIMLCLDASGSMSSADAAVVDVFGELAREFDGERIGLTIFDSSAIQVFPLTDDYTYVQEQLKLARDAFDGTAGSSTFLEGTWNGRGSSLIGDGLASCVEGFPGAGKAQNATAAQDPDQRASQRSRSVVLATDNFLSGEPIFTLEQAGALAREKGVRVYALNPGDFDYGTDPEQPGAQLRVAAEATGGSYHALDSPEAVADIVRTVQQTEAAAMQGAPRAVVTDLPDVPLALALLSGLVLAGASWRLRP
- a CDS encoding carbohydrate ABC transporter permease, producing the protein MTTAARARRTRRPAAHGYRSVAQQRARIPADAALLLIGVSFVLPLLWLLLASLDSGAGHQTRLPEELSLANFSAIMTTGLLFQPLWNSLVLSAGTAAVTLVAAVLAAYPLSRYQSRFNRPFMYTILFGTCLPITAIMVPVYGLFVQLRLLDSMPATIFFLATTALPMAIWMTKNFMDAVPVSLEEAAWVDGASGLTALRTIVLPLMRQGLGVVFIFVFIQAWGNFFVPFVLLLSEARQPAAVSIFSFFGQHGAVAYGQLAAFSILYSLPVLALYVIVAKGAGSSFAMSGAVKG
- a CDS encoding methylenetetrahydrofolate reductase, whose amino-acid sequence is MSPPSLIEAHPNLSDTATPVALSYELFPPRSPASAESLWNTIRELETTDPDYVSVTYGAGGSNRDTAVQLIHRLLLETTLRPVAHLTCVGNTPEELAEIIGDLLDTGVRGILALRGDRPQDGSPPVVGSLRYAQDLIELIRRVEQRRSALLCAGKIAVGVAAYPTRHPESPTEDHDVEVLLAKQRSGADFAITQVFFRAEQYADLLRRARRAGVTIPIIPGVMPFTSLRRVNRLGELSGVEPAPELLARLASADTDAERLKVGVRATVDLAKAALDAGAQGIHLYTFNEHQSALEVLDKLDLPRHSRSASRRSAIARRQLAS
- a CDS encoding VWA domain-containing protein, translating into MTLQPILPWWILGPVIAVALLFLGWRLVRAGRQQPRAVREKLAGVQLRDWLFRSALVLLLLAAALRPGVPGGSAGAATTDVNVFFVVDTTSSIVAEDYGDSAPRLDGVRRDILAIAEELAGARFALITFDNNATVRMPLTTDTTALDTLVTVLEPQVTDYAKGSSVTVAGTLLTERLQAARDSHPHRPRIVFYLGDGEQTSAKAPAPIRVEDGLIDGGAVLGYGTREGGRMKENTGRGMGQDSDGGSAYIQDRSGDTRKDAVSVIDEDRLRDIAGQLGVPYVHRSAGDPSGPMMTGAEPGTLQRAPEDGSLEGRTELYWGLAALAALLAIRESALVLRQWRQLRPAQGGLK
- a CDS encoding carbohydrate ABC transporter permease encodes the protein MLLLVFLAGPILWAFHASFTNAALTGRNARSPAWVGLENYARLFADPVLPLSLGLTVLFVGGSAILGQNILGLSIAVLMRRASRSVSAVVGTAVVAAWVLPEIVAAFAAYAYFSRDGTLNQLLAGLGVGQPDWLYSFPMVAIILANVWRGTAFSMLVYRAALDDVPGEVTEAAVMDGAGGWQRLAYVTLPMIRGSIATNLMLVTLQTLAVFTLIWVMTAGGPSNASTTLPVLAYQEAFKFGDIGYGTAVASVLILIGVVFGAAYIRLLRDPKP